In Streptomyces rapamycinicus NRRL 5491, the genomic stretch CGCCCATTGCGGACCGCATGGAGTGATCCGGATCGGGGTGCTCGCCGTGGCGGTGGGCGCGCTGCTGGGCACCCAGGGCGACGAATCGGTGCGCACCCAGGCGATCATGCTGGCCACGCCCGCCGCCGTGGCCCTGGCGAGCTGTGGGGCCAGCGCCCTGCGCAGACGCCGTGAGCAGGTCCTCGCCGCCGTCCGCTCGGTCGCCGAGGCCGCCCAGAACGCCCTGCTCACACCGGTGCCCGCCCGGGTCGGCCAGTTCCAGGTGGCGGTCCGCTACAGCGCCGCCGCCGCGGAGGCACGGGTGGGGGGCGACCTCTATGCCCTGCTGCCCACCCCGCACGGAGTGCGGCTGATCGTCGGCGACGTACGCGGCAAGGGGCTGCCCGCGGTGAGCACCGCCGCCCTGGTGCTCGGCGTCTTCCGCGAGGCCGCCTACGACGAGCCGAACCTGCTCGACGTCGTCGCCAGGATCGAGCGCAGCCTGTCCCGCAACCTGGCGCCCGACGACTTCGTCACCGCCGTGGTCGCCGGATACCCCAGTGAGGGCCGTATGGAACTCGTCAACTGCGGACACGCCCCGCCGCTGCTGGTCGGCGAGACCGGGATCATCGCCGTCGAGCCCACCCGCCCGGCCCCGCCGCTCGGCCTGGCCTCCCTGGGCGGCGAACTGCCGAGCCTCCAGGTGGTGCCGTTCGCCGAGGGCGACCAACTGCTGCTCTACACCGACGGGGTCATCGAGGCGCGGGACCGCGGCCGGGAGTACTTCCCGCTGCTGGAACGGGTGCCGCGGCACATCTGCGACGAGCCGTCCCGCACCCTCGCCTCGCTCCACGACGAACTGCTGTCCCATGTGGGCGGCCGGCTCCACGACGACGCGGCGCTGCTGCTGCTCCGCAAGCCGGTGCTGGGCGCGGTGCGCAGGGCGGTGGACCTGCCGTCGGCGTGAGCGGATGTGCCGTCGGCGTGACCCCTGGTCCGTATGACCCGCTCAGCGCCTCCGGCGGATCGGCTCAGACGACGCCCTGGGCGGCCATCGCCTCCGCCACCCGCACGAATCCGGCGGCGTTCGCGCCCAGGGCGTAGTCGTCGGGGGAGCAGCCGTAGCGGTCGGCGGTGGCCCGGCACAGGGTGTGCACCTCGGTCATGACGGCGGCGAGGCGGGCCTCGGTCTGGGCGAAGGTCCAGCGCTCGCGGGAGGCGTTCTGCTGCATCTCCAGCGCGGAGGTGGCCACACCGCCCGCGTTGGCGGCCTTACCGGGGCCGAAGAGCACATCGGCCTCCCGGAAGATCTCGATCGCCGCCGGGGTGCAGGGCATGTTGGCGCCCTCGGCCACGGCCATCACACCGTTCTTGACCAGGGCGATCGCGCTCTGCTCGGTCAGCTCGTTCTGGGTCGCGCAGGGCAGGGCGACCTCGCAGGGCAGCTCGAAGACCGAGCCGCGGCCGGAGAAGACGGCGCCCGGCTTGGCGTCGGCATAGGCGGAGATCCGCTGCCGCCGGACCTCCTTGATCTCCTTGAGCAGCGCGAGGTCGATACCGTCCGGGTCGACCACATGGCCGGAGGAGTCGGAGCAGGCCACCACCCGGCCGCCGAGGGCGTGGACCTTCTCGACGGCGTAGCGGGCCACATTGCCGGAGCCGGAGACGACGACCGTAAGGCCGTCGAAATCCTTCTTACGGGTGCGCAGCATCTCCTGGACGAAGTGGACGGTGCCGTACCCCGTGGCCTCGGTACGCGCGGGTGAACCGCCCCAGGCGACCGGCTTACCGGTCAGCACACCGGCCTCGAAGCGATTGGTCAGCCGCTTGTACTGGCCGAAGAGGTAGCCGATTTCGCGGGCACCCACCCCGATGTCCCCGGCCGGTACGTCGGTGTGCTCGCCCAGATGGCGGTGGAGTTCGGTCATGAAGGACTGGCAGAACCGCATGACCTCGCCGTCCGAGCGCCCCTTGGGGTCGAAGTCCGCACCGCCCTTGCCGCCGCCGATGGCGAGGCCCGTCAGCGCGTTCTTGAAGATCTGCTCGAAGCCGAGGAACTTCACGATGCCCAGATCGACGCTGGGGTGGAAGCGCAGGCCGCCCTTGTAGGGGCCGAGCGCGCTGTTGAACTCCACCCGGAAGCCGCGGTTGACCTGGACCTCGCCGTCGTCGTCCACCCATGGCACCCGGAAGACGAGCTGCCGCTCCGGCTCGCACAGCCGCTCCAGGATCCGGGCCTCCAGATACTCCGGATGCGCGCCGAGCACGGGGGCGAGGGCCGGCAGCACCTCGCGCGCCGCCTGGTGGAACTCGGACTCCCCGGGGTTGCGGTGCACGATCTGCGCGTAGACGGCCTCGATACGGGCGGTGACGTTCATAGGTGCGTGATGCCTCTCTGTGGGCTTCTGTCTCATATGCCGGTCCTGCGGGGGTCCAGGATCTTGTCCCCGGCGGGGTTCACCATGGCGGCGCGCCCGGGGAGTCGTCCGCGAACCGGGAAGACCGGGGAGCGGGGTGGCGGAGACCGGGGGACAGACCGGGGCAGGGCCGGGGAAGGGCCGGGGGAGAACCGGGGAAGACCTGCGGAGATCGAGAGGTGGTGGAGCCAGCTCCACCCCCGGGCCGGAGTCCCGTACCCCTCCCGGTACGGGACCGCGCTCTCTCCCGCCCGACCGCGCCCGTTTCTAGCGTTCTTCGTGACCGGCGGACCCGTTTGATCCGCCCGGCGTGACGGAGGGGCGGAGAGATGAACCGGCACTGGCGCGGCCGTACGGCGGCCATCGCGGAGCGGACGGGGACCTGGCACCACGCGCTGACCCTGGACGGGGTCACCCGGGAGTACCAGCCGGGGCCCGTGGCGCTGCACCCCATCCATCTGACGGTGCCGCGCGGACGGTTCCTCGCGGTGATGGGCCCCTCGGGATGCGGGAAGTCGACCCTGCTGCAGTGCGCCGCCGGGCTGGACCGGCCGACGGCGGGCACGGTGCGCATCGGCGGCACGGAACTGTCCTCGCTGACCGAGGCGGCCCTGACCCGGCTGCGGCGGGAGCGGATCGGCTTCGTCTTCCAGGCGCACCACCTGGTGCCGTCGCTGAGCGTGGCGGAGAACGTCTCCCTGCCGCTGATGCTCGGCGGCCACAGCGTCGACGGCCGGGACCTGCGGGCCCTCGCCGCGGTCGGGCTGGCGGACCGGGGCGGCGCCATGCCGTACGAACTGTCCGGTGGGCAGAGCCAGCGGGTGGCGATCGCCCGCGCGCTGGTCACCTCGCCCGACATCGTCTTCGCCGACGAGCCGACCGGGGCGCTCGACCCCGCCGCCGCCGAGGAGGTGCTGACACTGCTGCGGCAGGCCGTCGACCGTGACGGCCATACGGTCGTCATGGTCACCCACGACCCGTTCGCCGCCGCCTGGGCCGACGAGGCGCTGTTCCTGATGCGGGGAAAGCTGGCCTGGCGGCAGGAGCGGCCGGAGGCGGCCGACATCCGCCGCGTCCTCAAGGACCTGGGAGGGCGGACGGTATGAAGGTGGCCGCCCTGTTGGCCGCGCGCGCCACTCGTGCCCACCGTAAGGCGTGGATCGCGGTCTTCGCCGCGCTCGCCCTCACCTCCCTGCTGCTCGGCGCCTTCGGGCTGACCCTCGTCTCGGCCTGGAGCGCGCATCCACGGGTGGAGCGGTACGCCGCTGCCGATCTCGTCGTGGCCGGCGACCAGACCACCCGCTTCAGCGCGACGTCCCTGGGCGAGCGCGAGACCGCGAGCGCCGGGCTCACCGAGCGGGTCCGGATCCCCCGGACGGCGCTGAGCGCGGTGCGAGGGGTGCCCGGGGTGCGGACGGCCGTCCCCGACGTGGAATTCCCGGTGGGCCTCGCGGACCGGTCCGCCACCGGCCACCCCTGGGAGACCGCCCGCCTGGCGCCGTACGCGCTGCGGACGGGACGCGCCCCGGAGCGGGCGGACGAGGTGGTGGTGGGCGCCGGGGCGGGTCGCCCCGGCGGGCGGCTGACGCTGCGTGTGGGCGGCCGGGACGCGGCGTACACCGTCGTGGGCGTCGCCGACGGCCCCCGTACGGCCGTGTGGTTCACCGGCGCCGAGGCTCGGCGCCTGTCCGGAAACCCGGAAGCCCTGGACGCCATCGGGGTCGTCGCCCGACCCGGCACGGACCGGGCGGAGCTGGCCGGGCGAGTGCGGAAGGCCCTGGACACGGCCGGTGTCACCGACGTCGGGCACCGCGCGGACGGCGACCCGGCCGCCGTGCGCGTCCTGACCGGAAGCGAGCGCGGCGAGGCCGAGTTCCTGGCCGCCGCGCCCGCCCGTGGCGAACTGCTGGCGGCGCTCGGCTCCGTGGCCGGAGCCGTCGTCCTCGTGGCGCTGCTCGTCGTGTCCTCGACCATCGTCCAGGCGCTGCGGCAGCGCTCCCACGAACTGGGCCTGTTGCGGGCGGTCGGCGCCACACCCTGGCAGTTGCGCGGTGCGGTGGGCCGGGAGGTGGGGCGGGTCGCGGCCTGGGCGGCGCTGGTGGGCGCGGCCGGGGCGGTCCCCGCGTACCTGGGGCTGCGCGCGCTGCTGGCCGCGCGGGGCGCGCTGCCCACCGGGCTCGAGCTGACGCTGCCCCCGCTGCTGTGGCCCGCGCCCCTGGTCACCGCAGCCGTCACCGTCCTGGTGGCCGGGACCGCGGCGCTCGTCGGCTGCTCCAGGACCGCCGCGGCGCGCCCGGCGGAGGTGCTGCGCGAACGGGCGCCCGGCAGGGCGCGGGGCATCACCGGGCTGGTGCTGCTGGGCGTGGGCGCGAGTTCGGCCGGAACGGCCGCCCTTCAGCAGGGCGCGACCGCGGCGGCCGCGGCCGGTGCGGCGGCGGTGACGATGGTGATCGCCTGTGCGGTGCTGGGGCCGTGGATCGCCGAGGGGGCGATGCGGCTGCTCGGCGCCCCACTGCGGCTGTTCGGCCCCGGCGGCCGCCTCGCGGCCGCCAACTGCGCCGCGTCCGCCCACCGGCTGGGCGCGGCGATCACCCCGATCGTGCTGGTCACCGCCTTCGCCGCGGTCCAGCTCTCCGGGGGCGCAACGATGACCCACGCGGGGGACGCCCAGGCCCGCCAGGTGCTGCGCGCCGACTTGGCGGTGCGCGCGGACGGCGGCCTTACGGCCGGTGCGGTGGAGCGGATCCGCGAGCTCCCCGGGGTGCGGGCGGCGACGGAGGCCGTCCCCGGCACGGTGCTGCTGGCGCGGAGCCAACTCGGCTCGCCCGAACTCGAACGGCTGCCCGTCTTCGGCGTCACCCCGGAGCGGCTGACGCGCACCCTCGACCCGGGCGTGCGGAACGGGGACCTCGCCCGGCTGCGGCCCGGCACGATCGCCGTCGGCGCCGACCGGGCCGACGCCCTCGGCGCCCGGCCCGGCTCCACGGTGACCCTGCGGTTCGGGGACGGCCAGGAAGCGCGGCTGCGGGTCGTGGCGACGTACGAACGCGCCATCGCGCTCGGGGACTTCCTCCTCTCCCGCGATGAGCTCCTGCGCCACACATCGATGCCCGACGCGGGGCGGATCCTCGTCGCGACCGCGCCCGATGCCGACCGTAAGGTGCTCACCAAGGCGCTGGCGCGGGCGGTTCCCGGGGCCCGGGTGGAGCGGGACCCGGCGCCGGTAAGGGGCGAGGCGGCGGGCCAGGCGCTGGCCGAGGTGGTGTCGGTGGCGGTGGTCGCGGCCATCGGCGCCTTCACGGTGATCGCCGTCCTCAGCACCCTCGCCCTCATCGCCACCGGACGCCGCCCCGAACTGCGCCTGCTGCGGCTCGCGGGCGCGGGCCGCCGCCAACTGCGCCGGATGCTGCGCCTGGAGGCGGCGGCCACGGTGGTGACCGGCCTGGTGGTGGGTGCGGCCGTGGCATCCGTACCGCTCCTGGCCTTCAGCGCGGCCACGGCGGGCACGCTGCCGTACCTGCCGCCGGTGCAGGCGGTGGCGATCGTCTCGGTGGTCGTGACCACGGCGGCGGCGGGCTCACTGCCACCGGTATGGCCAACGCTGCGGGGACGGTACGTTCCCAGCCCCTCCGGCGACTGATTTTCAGCCCCTCCGGCAGTTAACCTTCAGCCCCTCCGGCGATTGAGGAGCGGAGCCCCGGCGGGGTGAGGGGGCGGAGCCCCCTCTTTCGGGAAGGGGCGGGGCGGGGAAAGCCACGGCTCACGCGGCCGCGAACGCCGCCGGGGCCGAGGCCCCGCACCGGGCTCGGCCCTACCGCCTGTCCGCCGACTCCCCCGTGCCCGCCGCGCCCTTGTTGAGATACGCGAGGACCGCCAGCACCCGCCGGTGCCCGCTGTCGCTCGGCGGCAGGCCCAGCTTGGCGAAGACATTGCCGATGTGCTTGCTGACCGCGCGATCCGAGACCACCAGCGTCCGGGCGATGGTGGCGTTGTCCCGGCCCTCCGCCATCAGGTGCAGCACTTCGCGTTCGCGCGGCGTCAAGGAGTCCACCGGATCGTCCCGGCGCCGGGTCATCAGCTCCTTGACCACCTCCGGGTCCAGCGCCGTACCGCCCGCGACCACCCGTTCCAGCGCGTCCAGGAACTCCTCGACCCGCCCCACCCGGTCCTTCAGCAGATAGCCGAGCCCGCTCGCGCCGTCGGCCAGCAACTCGGCCGCGTAGGTCTCCTCGACGTACTGCGAGAGCACAAGTACCGGCAGGCCGGGCATCTCCCGCCGTGCCGCGAGCGCCGCGCGCAGCCCCTCGTCGCGGAAGCCCGGCGGCATGCGGACGTCGAGCACGGCCGCGTCCGGGCGGTGTTCGAGGAGGGCGGGCAGCACCTCGGGGCCGCTGGAGGCGACGGCCACCACCTCGTGACCGGCGGAGTTCAGCAGCAGGACCATGCCCTCCCTCAGCAGAGCGTTGTCCTCGGCGATCACCACACGCACGGCAGCTCCACTTCGATCAGCGTCGGCCCCCCGACGGGGCTGGTCATCTCCACGGTCCCGTCGAGCGCCGCGACCCGGCGCCGCATGCCGAGCAGCCCGCTGCCGCCCGAGGGATCGGCCCCGCCCCGCCCCTCGTCCCGTACCGAGACCCTCAACCTATCGGGCATCCGGACGAGGCCGACCGACGCCTGCCGCGCCCCGCTGTGCTTGGCCGCGTTGGTCAGCGCCTCCGCGATCACGAAGTACGCGGCCGCCTCGACCGCCGCCGGGGCGCGGGGCCCGTCCTCCACCCCGTCGTCCCGTACGGACACCTCGAGCCCGCTGCCCGCCGCGAGCGCCCGTACGGCGCCCACGAGTCCGCGGTCGGTGAGGATCGGCGGATGGATGCCGCGCACGACATGGCGCAGCTCGGTGAGGGCCTCCTCCGCCTGGTCCTGCGCGTCCGCCAGCAGCTTGTGCGCCGCGTCGGGGTCCTTCTCGTACGCGCGCCGGGCCAGCCCCACCCGCATCGAGAGCGCCACCAGGCGCGCCTGCGCACCGTCGTGCAGGTCCCGCTCGATGCGCCGCAGTTCCGCCCCGTGCGCGGCGACGGCGCCCGCCCGGGTCTCGGACAGCTCCTCCACCCGCTCGGCGAGCCGGGCACTGCGCAGCGCCTCCGGCGACGGCAGCAGCAGCGCCCGCGACCACGCCGCGTCGAGGTCTACGAGCCGCTCGACCAACGGCAGCACCACGGCCCGTTGCTTCAGCAGCCCGCACCACACCCCGTCGAAGAGCAGCCCGATCACCCAGACCGGCATCGCACCGCAGGCCAGCAGCCAGCCGTAACCCGCGTGGGCCACCAGCCAGCGCAGATCGCGGTACGTGGCCGGATCCCCGACCGCCGCCCGCGCCCGCGTGAACGCCTCCCCGTTCAGCGGCCGGTACGCCTCGGGCACCGGCTCCCCGGTCCAGGCACCCACCAGCCGACGCTTGTACCCGGCCGTCCTGCGCAGCAGCAGCACCGACTCGGGCAGCACCCCCGCCCCCACGACGGTGGCCATCGCCACGGCGGCGAAGATCACCACCCCGATGGACAAGTACGAGGCCAGGGCCAGCCCGGCCGCTCGCAGCAACTCGACCGAGGCCCACCCCGCCCGCCGCACCGTCTCCCGCATGGCCGTCAGGCTAAGCGACGGGCTGGGCCCACGGGAGCGGAGTGCGCCGTCCGGTAGGTGAATCGGTAGGGGTGTAGTCCGCTACACCCCGGATCCGGGGGCGCGGCCCATCGAGGCGGCGGCGCGAACCCGGAATCGTAGACCTCAGCAAACGAACCCCCGAACCCCCCGAACCCGCGAACCCCAGACCACCCACCGGCCCGCCAAGGGCCCCTCCGAAAGGAACCCCTCATGAAGTCCCTGCTCTGGCTGGTCCTGGCCATCGCCGCCATCGTCAACGTCGCCTCCAGCTTCGCCTTCGACGGCGTCGAGCAGATCCTGGTCAGCAGCGTCACGGGCCTCGCCGCGATCACCACCGCCACGGCCCTCTACCTGACCCGCGACCGCCGCACCGCCTGAACGGGTGCACCCGGCACCTATCTCACCTCGGACATCCCCCGCCACCACCGACTGTCCGGAGCGTCCACGCGAACGGTCCTGGCCCTCGCCGTGATCCTGGCGTCGAGGGCCCAGACGAGCACCCGCAGCTCGCGCGCGCTCTTCTTGGGCAGGGCGTGGAGCGCGGTCTCGAGGAAGTCGCGAAAAGATCCGGGATCGCAGCCACACTCGTACAGCTCGCACCGAGGCCCCCAGGAAGCGTCGGTCACACCTCTGAGGGGACCGTGGGCCAGGGCCCTCCAGTGCCAGAAGGCTTCCTCGATCGCCTCGGGCCAGAAGCGGGTGCGCTCGAGCCGACGCAGATCGGCGGCGCAGGCCCCCGAGAGCCGGTCGATCGGCGGATACCGCCGACGCCTCAGGAGACGGACCGGAATGTCGCCCCGCAGGGCTGATGGGCGCCTACGCGGCATGGCCCTTTCGACAGTTGGTCATGCGGATCAACGTACCGTCCCCGAAGGGCGGCCGACCAAGCGTTTTTCGGGGGTACGCGCCCGGGCGGCTCAGGCCCCGGCCGCCCCCGCGTCGGCGTCGGTCCCGGCGGGATCGTCGGGTACGAGCACGAAGCTGATGATGTGGCGGGTGCGGCCGTCACCCGGAGTGGTCTGGGCGCGGCGGGCCACGGCGGCTTCGATTTCTTCGACGAGTTCGGCGAATTCCTCGTCGGTCAGCCATACCGCGCCCTGCCGGTAGACGACACCTTCGCGGGCCGGATCGGCGTCGTCGCGGGAGAGATAGCGGTCGAAGTCGGCCATCAGGGCTCCGGTGAACACGGTGAACGCCTGCCGGTGATCGTCCTTGGTCATGGCGGTACGGGCGTCGGCGTCCACGACGGCCTTGTCCTGGCGTACCCGGTAGCTGCGTTCGACGGTGCCGCGAACCTGCCTTTCGTGGACCACTTCCAGGATGCCCGCCTGGGTGAGAGTCGCGATGTGCCGGTACATCGTGGCCGGCGGAACGTCGGGCAGCCGGTCGCGCAGCTGTGCGGTGGTCAGCTCGTCGGCCCCGACCAGGGCTTGCAGGATGCGCATCCGGACGGGGTGGAGGAGAAGGTTCGCGGTTGGCATGACTTCAATGCTCTCACATCTGATAACGTTCTCGTAGTTGAGAACAATGAGAGGCGGAGCCTTGCCCGAGATCGACATGACGGTCACCGCGGAGGACGGGACCCCCTTGGCCGGCACCCTGACCCTGCCCGCCGGCCCCGGCCCGCACCCCGCCGTCCTGCTCCTGCACGGCTCCGGCCCCCTGGACCGCGAAGGCAACACCCGTAAGGTCCAGATGAACCTCGGCCGACCACTGGCCGCCGCCCTCGCGGCGGAGGGTCTCGCCGTGCTGCGCTACGACCGGCGCGGCGCCGGTGCCACCCCCGGCGCCTGGCGGGCGACCGGCTTCACCGACAACTACAAGGACGCGGCCGCCGCCCTGCGCGCCCTGGCCGAGCACCCCGCCGTACGCCCCGACACCGTCGGCGTCATCGGCCACAGCGAAGGCGCCCTGCATGCCATGAGCCTCGCCGCGCGCCAAGACGTGGGGGCGGTTGTGCTGCTGGCCGGTTATGCCCGCCCGGGCGAGGAGGCCCTGCGCTGGCAGGCCCGCTCGATCATCCAGGGCATGCCCGCCCCCGTCCGCCTCCTGCGCCGCCCCCTGGGGGCCTTGGGAAACCGGGCCCTCGCCCGGATCAAGAGGACCCGCACGGACGTGGCACGCGTCGCCGGATTCCCGGTCAACGCCCGCTGGATGCGCGAGAACCTCGCCCACGACACCCGTGACGACCTGACCGCCGTCCACGCGCCCGTCCTGGCCGTCACCGGCGCCAAGGACCTCCAAGTGGACCCCGCCGACCTGGACGAGATGCACCGCCTGGTGCCGGGCGGGGCCGAGATCCACCGCATCCCCGACCTCACGCACATCCTGCGCCGCGACCCCGGCCGCCACACCCTCCGCGCCTACCGCCGACTCCTGCGCGACCCGGTCGACCCCGGCCTCCTGAACCTCATCACCGCGTGGCTCGCCCGCCAACTGGGCGCGGCCTC encodes the following:
- a CDS encoding sensor histidine kinase, whose protein sequence is MRETVRRAGWASVELLRAAGLALASYLSIGVVIFAAVAMATVVGAGVLPESVLLLRRTAGYKRRLVGAWTGEPVPEAYRPLNGEAFTRARAAVGDPATYRDLRWLVAHAGYGWLLACGAMPVWVIGLLFDGVWCGLLKQRAVVLPLVERLVDLDAAWSRALLLPSPEALRSARLAERVEELSETRAGAVAAHGAELRRIERDLHDGAQARLVALSMRVGLARRAYEKDPDAAHKLLADAQDQAEEALTELRHVVRGIHPPILTDRGLVGAVRALAAGSGLEVSVRDDGVEDGPRAPAAVEAAAYFVIAEALTNAAKHSGARQASVGLVRMPDRLRVSVRDEGRGGADPSGGSGLLGMRRRVAALDGTVEMTSPVGGPTLIEVELPCVW
- a CDS encoding response regulator transcription factor, translated to MRVVIAEDNALLREGMVLLLNSAGHEVVAVASSGPEVLPALLEHRPDAAVLDVRMPPGFRDEGLRAALAARREMPGLPVLVLSQYVEETYAAELLADGASGLGYLLKDRVGRVEEFLDALERVVAGGTALDPEVVKELMTRRRDDPVDSLTPREREVLHLMAEGRDNATIARTLVVSDRAVSKHIGNVFAKLGLPPSDSGHRRVLAVLAYLNKGAAGTGESADRR
- a CDS encoding ABC transporter ATP-binding protein, encoding MNRHWRGRTAAIAERTGTWHHALTLDGVTREYQPGPVALHPIHLTVPRGRFLAVMGPSGCGKSTLLQCAAGLDRPTAGTVRIGGTELSSLTEAALTRLRRERIGFVFQAHHLVPSLSVAENVSLPLMLGGHSVDGRDLRALAAVGLADRGGAMPYELSGGQSQRVAIARALVTSPDIVFADEPTGALDPAAAEEVLTLLRQAVDRDGHTVVMVTHDPFAAAWADEALFLMRGKLAWRQERPEAADIRRVLKDLGGRTV
- a CDS encoding FtsX-like permease family protein; the protein is MKVAALLAARATRAHRKAWIAVFAALALTSLLLGAFGLTLVSAWSAHPRVERYAAADLVVAGDQTTRFSATSLGERETASAGLTERVRIPRTALSAVRGVPGVRTAVPDVEFPVGLADRSATGHPWETARLAPYALRTGRAPERADEVVVGAGAGRPGGRLTLRVGGRDAAYTVVGVADGPRTAVWFTGAEARRLSGNPEALDAIGVVARPGTDRAELAGRVRKALDTAGVTDVGHRADGDPAAVRVLTGSERGEAEFLAAAPARGELLAALGSVAGAVVLVALLVVSSTIVQALRQRSHELGLLRAVGATPWQLRGAVGREVGRVAAWAALVGAAGAVPAYLGLRALLAARGALPTGLELTLPPLLWPAPLVTAAVTVLVAGTAALVGCSRTAAARPAEVLRERAPGRARGITGLVLLGVGASSAGTAALQQGATAAAAAGAAAVTMVIACAVLGPWIAEGAMRLLGAPLRLFGPGGRLAAANCAASAHRLGAAITPIVLVTAFAAVQLSGGATMTHAGDAQARQVLRADLAVRADGGLTAGAVERIRELPGVRAATEAVPGTVLLARSQLGSPELERLPVFGVTPERLTRTLDPGVRNGDLARLRPGTIAVGADRADALGARPGSTVTLRFGDGQEARLRVVATYERAIALGDFLLSRDELLRHTSMPDAGRILVATAPDADRKVLTKALARAVPGARVERDPAPVRGEAAGQALAEVVSVAVVAAIGAFTVIAVLSTLALIATGRRPELRLLRLAGAGRRQLRRMLRLEAAATVVTGLVVGAAVASVPLLAFSAATAGTLPYLPPVQAVAIVSVVVTTAAAGSLPPVWPTLRGRYVPSPSGD
- a CDS encoding PP2C family protein-serine/threonine phosphatase, with the protein product MAPAVPVIIICGVALLALVTSEGLAWLPLLAVGPALAAAHCGPHGVIRIGVLAVAVGALLGTQGDESVRTQAIMLATPAAVALASCGASALRRRREQVLAAVRSVAEAAQNALLTPVPARVGQFQVAVRYSAAAAEARVGGDLYALLPTPHGVRLIVGDVRGKGLPAVSTAALVLGVFREAAYDEPNLLDVVARIERSLSRNLAPDDFVTAVVAGYPSEGRMELVNCGHAPPLLVGETGIIAVEPTRPAPPLGLASLGGELPSLQVVPFAEGDQLLLYTDGVIEARDRGREYFPLLERVPRHICDEPSRTLASLHDELLSHVGGRLHDDAALLLLRKPVLGAVRRAVDLPSA
- a CDS encoding helix-turn-helix domain-containing protein codes for the protein MPTANLLLHPVRMRILQALVGADELTTAQLRDRLPDVPPATMYRHIATLTQAGILEVVHERQVRGTVERSYRVRQDKAVVDADARTAMTKDDHRQAFTVFTGALMADFDRYLSRDDADPAREGVVYRQGAVWLTDEEFAELVEEIEAAVARRAQTTPGDGRTRHIISFVLVPDDPAGTDADAGAAGA
- a CDS encoding alpha/beta hydrolase, which codes for MPEIDMTVTAEDGTPLAGTLTLPAGPGPHPAVLLLHGSGPLDREGNTRKVQMNLGRPLAAALAAEGLAVLRYDRRGAGATPGAWRATGFTDNYKDAAAALRALAEHPAVRPDTVGVIGHSEGALHAMSLAARQDVGAVVLLAGYARPGEEALRWQARSIIQGMPAPVRLLRRPLGALGNRALARIKRTRTDVARVAGFPVNARWMRENLAHDTRDDLTAVHAPVLAVTGAKDLQVDPADLDEMHRLVPGGAEIHRIPDLTHILRRDPGRHTLRAYRRLLRDPVDPGLLNLITAWLARQLGAASGQMRAEGRTLPS
- the gdhA gene encoding NADP-specific glutamate dehydrogenase, giving the protein MNVTARIEAVYAQIVHRNPGESEFHQAAREVLPALAPVLGAHPEYLEARILERLCEPERQLVFRVPWVDDDGEVQVNRGFRVEFNSALGPYKGGLRFHPSVDLGIVKFLGFEQIFKNALTGLAIGGGKGGADFDPKGRSDGEVMRFCQSFMTELHRHLGEHTDVPAGDIGVGAREIGYLFGQYKRLTNRFEAGVLTGKPVAWGGSPARTEATGYGTVHFVQEMLRTRKKDFDGLTVVVSGSGNVARYAVEKVHALGGRVVACSDSSGHVVDPDGIDLALLKEIKEVRRQRISAYADAKPGAVFSGRGSVFELPCEVALPCATQNELTEQSAIALVKNGVMAVAEGANMPCTPAAIEIFREADVLFGPGKAANAGGVATSALEMQQNASRERWTFAQTEARLAAVMTEVHTLCRATADRYGCSPDDYALGANAAGFVRVAEAMAAQGVV